Proteins encoded within one genomic window of Aquarana catesbeiana isolate 2022-GZ linkage group LG03, ASM4218655v1, whole genome shotgun sequence:
- the LOC141134857 gene encoding C-reactive protein-like, with protein sequence MKLYILLLPFIMGALAYEDMSDKVFLFPAPSAMAHVILKPEIKKSLQRLTICLRSYTELTREYSLFSLAVSGADNAFLIFPKSSNVYTYILQEQSAFKTDPETLAWKHTCATWDSTTGVIQLWINGKLYPRKVSKKGSTIGAETSIVLGQDQDTFGGGFDINQSFVGEISDVHMWNYILTPDEMKGVISGHVKGNHINWNSLNYEIKGNILVQPKLYCKSWDCASSKHKESIAG encoded by the exons atgAAGTTATATATCCTGCTGCTGCCATTCATCATGGGGGCACTTGCCTATGAAG ATATGAGTGATAAAGTGTTCCTCTTCCCAGCACCAAGTGCTATGGCACATGTGATACTAAAACCTGAGATAAAAAAGTCATTACAAAGGCTCACCATCTGTCTTCGATCTTATACAGAGCTTACACGGGAATACAGTCTCTTTTCTCTGGCAGTGTCTGGTGCTGACAATGCCTTCTTAATTTTCCCCAAATCATCAAATGTCTATACATATATACTCCAGGAGCAGAGCGCATTCAAGACAGACCCAGAGACCCTGGCCTGGAAGCACACCTGTGCAACATGGGACTCCACCACTGGGGTAATCCAACTTTGGATCAATGGGAAGCTCTACCCAAGAAAAGTTTCAAAGAAAGGGTCGACTATTGGTGCCGAAACAAGTATAGTTTTGGGACAAGACCAAGACACATTTGGGGGAGGTTTTGATATTAACCAGTCATTTGTTGGTGAAATAAGTGATGTCCATATGTGGAATTATATTTTGACACCAGATGAGATGAAGGGAGTTATTTCTGGGCATGTCAAAGGAAATCACATTAACTGGAATTCTCTTAACTATGAAATTAAAGGCAATATCCTGGTTCAACCCAAGCTCTATTGTAAGTCTTGGGATTGTGCCAGCTCAAAGCACAAAGAATCCATTGCAGGTTAG